One Halosegnis longus DNA window includes the following coding sequences:
- a CDS encoding SAM hydrolase/SAM-dependent halogenase family protein, translating into MITLATDFGEPYPAAMKGVIARRTDADTVDIGHDFSRQAPREAAFWLRFVLPEFPPAVHCAVIDPGVGTDRQALVVRAGDHALVGPDNGLLLPPARALADGDDIEVFAVRVEDPASNTFHGRDVFAPVAADCHEVGVADLDRLPALVRTREYEAFRLPEPTIRDDGATGEVLAVDGFGNVVTNLPGDLLDGREQIRVGGREYPVVPAYARADAGTALVTVGSHERVELAVNQGRGDEQFGVTTGEQVTLAWD; encoded by the coding sequence GTGATTACCCTCGCAACCGACTTCGGCGAGCCGTACCCCGCCGCGATGAAGGGCGTCATCGCGCGTCGCACGGACGCCGACACGGTCGACATCGGCCACGACTTCTCCCGACAGGCACCACGCGAGGCGGCCTTCTGGCTCCGCTTCGTCCTGCCGGAGTTTCCACCCGCGGTTCACTGTGCGGTCATCGACCCCGGCGTCGGCACCGACAGACAGGCGCTCGTCGTCCGCGCCGGCGACCACGCACTCGTCGGGCCGGACAACGGCCTCCTCTTGCCCCCGGCGCGGGCGCTCGCCGACGGCGACGACATCGAGGTGTTCGCCGTCCGCGTCGAGGACCCGGCGAGCAACACCTTCCACGGGCGCGACGTGTTCGCGCCCGTCGCCGCCGACTGCCACGAGGTCGGCGTCGCGGACCTCGACCGACTCCCCGCGCTCGTCCGCACCCGCGAGTACGAGGCGTTTCGACTGCCGGAGCCGACGATTCGCGACGACGGCGCGACCGGCGAGGTGCTCGCGGTCGACGGTTTCGGAAACGTCGTGACGAATCTGCCCGGCGACCTGCTCGACGGCCGCGAGCAAATCCGCGTCGGCGGTCGGGAGTACCCCGTGGTCCCCGCCTACGCCCGCGCCGATGCCGGGACGGCCCTCGTCACGGTGGGCAGCCACGAGCGAGTGGAGTTGGCCGTGAATCAGGGGCGCGGCGACGAGCAGTTCGGCGTCACCACGGGCGAGCAGGTCACGCTCGCGTGGGATTAA
- a CDS encoding nicotinamide-nucleotide adenylyltransferase — MNRGFYIGRFQPYHEGHHAMVERIAGEVDELVLGIGSADQSHTARNPFTAGERIMMLTKATADLDIFTYAVPIEDLNRNAVWVSHVQSMSPKFDVAYSNNPLVVRLFEEAGVEVRSSPMFRREEFEGTEVRDRIANGGEWEELVPESVVETIHEIDGVNRLHEILDSDT, encoded by the coding sequence ATGAACCGCGGGTTCTACATCGGCCGATTCCAGCCCTACCACGAGGGCCACCACGCCATGGTCGAGCGTATCGCCGGCGAAGTGGACGAACTCGTGTTGGGTATCGGGAGCGCGGACCAGTCACACACCGCCCGAAACCCCTTCACCGCCGGCGAGCGCATCATGATGCTCACGAAGGCGACGGCCGACCTCGACATCTTCACCTACGCCGTCCCCATCGAGGACCTCAACCGAAACGCCGTCTGGGTGAGCCACGTCCAGTCGATGTCGCCGAAGTTCGACGTCGCCTACTCGAACAATCCGCTCGTCGTCCGCCTGTTCGAGGAGGCCGGCGTCGAGGTGCGCTCCTCGCCGATGTTCCGCCGCGAGGAGTTCGAAGGGACCGAGGTCCGCGACCGCATCGCCAACGGCGGGGAGTGGGAGGAACTCGTCCCCGAGTCGGTCGTCGAGACCATCCACGAAATCGACGGCGTCAACCGACTCCACGAGATTCTGGACTCGGACACGTGA